One genomic region from Phaseolus vulgaris cultivar G19833 unplaced genomic scaffold, P. vulgaris v2.0 scaffold_13, whole genome shotgun sequence encodes:
- the LOC137816913 gene encoding small ribosomal subunit protein eS19z produces MATARTVKDVSPHEFVKAYSSHLKRSGKMELPEWTDIVKTAKFKELAPYDPDWYYVRAASMARKIYLRGGLGVGAFQRIYGGSKRNGSRPPHFCKSSGSIARHILQQLQTMSIIELDTKGGRRITSSGRRDLDQVAGRIVVAP; encoded by the exons ATGGCCACTGCAAGGACTGTGAAGGACGTTTCTCCCCATGAGTTCGTCAAGGCTTACTCTTCTCACCTTAAGCGATCTGGCAAG ATGGAGTTGCCTGAGTGGACTGATATTGTCAAAACAGCTAAATTTAAGGAGTTGGCTCCCTATGATCCTGACTGGTACTATGTTAGAGCTG CTTCCATGGCAAGAAAGATCTATTTGAGAGGAGGACTTGGTGTTGGTGCATTTCAAAGGATTTATGGAGGGAGCAAGAGGAATGGTAGCCGTCCTCCTCATTTCTGTAAGAGCAGTGGTTCCATTGCCCGTCACATTCTTCAGCAGTTGCAAACCATGAGCATAATTGAACTGGACACCAAGGG TGGCAGGAGAATCACGTCCAGTGGCCGGCGGGATCTTGATCAAGTTGCAGGACGCATTGTGGTTGCACCTTGA
- the LOC137816915 gene encoding protein SIEVE ELEMENT OCCLUSION B-like, with the protein MMSKSCPSSNMQQGKTLLHNPFEFSDEQILDNVYRTHFHCIEKCDVKSLHAAASTVINHSIQITDTVIEQASQLSERFREETTTSRELTAKLRRIACQMVCTSRGDHYAHHTTMLILEQLKAYSWDAKALIVEAAFALEYGKLLYHPLTKQYQHSEKSLADLNGLLVIQQNTQHLTFFNSVVKKVMQVIECITEWKRLTSAGYDIKDVPTLAETLHEIPVVVYWAIFTFVTCTGQIDDFTTDHKVHRHELSKNFENKLDLILRTFREHLEMCSTEIGRIDDYSRRKNIINITGKDIVKVLKALIISSENRDSRQNVINGLTLEQVKIEEFKKKHVLLFISGLEHIDEESQLLKSIYEKLKEKPREVEGYRKEDFRILWIPIVDEWNEERRKTLETKLQRTKFGWYVVKHFNFETGMKLIKEVFNYREKPVIPLISPEGKVENIDTKQIISMWGIDGFPFRTSDHTRLTQQWNWFWSEMTKLNPRIGDLIEEDRYLFIYGGTDSMWIQEFTIAIEKLKRDVETLSLQIDIAVDSYQLGREDPKIVPRFWIAIDSLLGSRKQQIMKGGDQGVQDFATREIKRLLFLKQDPKGWVILSKGYNVKLLGHGEAMSLTVKDLSLWHVKLHEEVSFDVAFKDYYESIKLKTSPKKCEHSEISNYPSDILAHIPCPNMECGRSMEVSSVNYRCCHGLDP; encoded by the exons ATGATGTCGAAGTCATGTCCAAGTAGCAATATGCAGCAAGGGAAGACCTTGCTCCACAACCCATTTGAATTCAGTGATGAACAGATTCTGGATAATGTCTACAGAACCCATTTTCATTGCATTGAGAAATGCGATGTAAAATCTCTTCACGCCGCTGCCTCAACCGTCATCAATCACTCCATTCAAATCACTGACACCGTCATTGAACAG GCTAGCCAACTCAGTGAGCGTTTCAGAGAAGAAACGACAACGTCCAGAGAACTTACTGCAAAACTCAGGCGAATTGCTTGCCAG atggtgtgcacttctcGTGGTGATCACTACGCGCATCACACAACAATGCTGATTCTGGAACAGCTGAAAGCATATTCGTGGGATGCAAAGGCACTGATAGTTGAAGCAGCTTTTGCACTGGAATACGGGAAATTATTGTATCATCCGCTAACGAAACAGTATCAGCACTCTGAGAAATCTCTGGCTGATCTGAATGGGCTTCTGGTGATTCAGCAAAACACTCAGCACCTTACCTTCTTCAACAgtgtggtgaagaaggtgatgCAAGTCATTGAGTGCATCACTGAGTGGAAGAGGCTAACCAGCGCTGGCTATGACATAAAGGACGTTCCCACCTTGGCAGAGACTTTGCATGAGATCCCTGTTGTCGTCTACTGGGCAATCTTCACCTTTGTCACTTGCACTGGTCAGATCGATGACTTCACCACCGACCACAA gGTTCACAGACACGAGTTATCCAAAAACTTTGAGAACAAGCTTGACCTCATTCTCAGAACTTTTAGGGAGCATTTGGAAATGTGTAGCACGGAGATAG GGAGAATAGATGATTACTCCAGGCGTAagaatattatcaatattactGGAAAAGATATTGTCAAGGTCTTGAAAGCACTCATCATCTCCAGTGAGAACAGGGATTCAAGACAAAATGTCATTAATGGCCTCACTTTAGAACAG GTTAAAATCGAAGAGTTTAAGAAGAAGCATGTGTTGTTATTCATTTCGGGGCTTGAACATATTGATGAGGAAAGTCAACTTCTGAAAAGTATATACGAGAAATTGAAGGAGAAACCAAGAGAAGTAGAAGGTTACAGGAAGGAGGATTTCAGGATTTTGTGGATCCCCATTGTGGATGAATGGAATGAGGAACGAAGGAAAACATTAGAAACTAAATTACAAAGAACCAAGTTTGGATGGTATGTGGTAAAACATTTCAATTTTGAAACAGGGATGAAGCTGATCAAAGAGGTGTTCAACTATAGGGAAAAACCTGTTATCCCATTAATAAGTCCTGAAGGTAAGGTCGAAAACATTGACACAAAGCAAATTATATCTATGTGGGGCATTGATGGATTTCCATTTAGAACCTCTGATCACACTCGACTCACTCAACAATGGAACTGGTTTTGGTCTGAAATGACCAAGCTTAACCCAAGAATTGGGGACCTG ATTGAGGAGGATCGTTATCTGTTCATATACGGAGGCACAGACAGTATGTGGATCCAAGAATTCACAATTGCCATAGAGAAATTGAAGAGGGATGTTGAGACATTAAGCTTGCAAATAGACATAGCAGTAGACTCATACCAACTTGGAAGGGAAGACCCTAAAATCGTGCCACGATTTTGGATCGCCATTGATAGCTTGCTTGGAAGTAGGAAGCAACAAATAATGAAGGGTGGTGATCAAGGGGTGCAAGACTTTGCAACAAGAGAGATAAAGAGGTTGCTCTTCCTCAAACAAGACCCTAAGGGATGGGTCATTCTCAGTAAGGGATACAATGTGAAGCTCCTGGGTCATGGTGAGGCCATGTCTCTCACAGTCAAGGACTTGAGCCTGTGGCATGTCAAGTTGCATGAAGAAGTGAGCTTTGATGTGGCTTTCAAAGACTACTATGAGAGCATCAAGCTCAAGACTAGTCCTAAAAAATGTGAGCACAGTGAAATTTCTAACTACCCTTCAGATATATTGGCTCATATACCTTGCCCTAATATGGAATGTGGACGTTCCATGGAGGTAAGTTCTGTTAATTATAGGTGTTGCCATGGTCTTGATCCATAG
- the LOC137816918 gene encoding early nodulin-like protein 20, which translates to MEVRRKIILCLLMTITMGCYKVEGREPILHRVGGGRYTWTPKANFTTWSSHENFYKGDWLYFGFDKLVHNVLEVNKTNYENCIDTNFIKNITKGGRDVVQLLEARTYYYLCGRGFCFQGMKIAVKVKEPTLQLSPSTLPNKALNSTRIINTKLIGFLITVLIMNVCVI; encoded by the exons ATGGAGGTTAGGAGAAAAATAATCCTATGCTTATTGATGACCATCACAATGGGGTGTTACAAAGTTGAAGGAAGAGAGCCTATACTTCACAGGGTAGGAGGAGGAAGATATACATGGACACCAAAAGCTAACTTCACAACTTGGTCAAGTCATGAAAACTTCTACAAGGGTGATTGGCTAT ATTTTGGTTTTGATAAGCTTGTGCACAATGTGTTGGAGGTTAACAAAACAAATTATGAGAATTGTATTGatacaaatttcataaaaaatatcacaaaagGAGGGAGAGATGTTGTCCAACTTTTAGAAGCAAGAACATATTATTATCTGTGTGGAAGAGGCTTCTGCTTTCAGGGAATGAAAATTGCAGTAAAGGTTAAGGAACCCACCTTGCAACTATCACCATCAACACTACCCAATAAAGCTCTTAACTCAACTAGAATCATAAATACTAAACTCATTGGGTTTCTCATCACAGTTTTGATAATGAATGTTTGTGTTATATAG